The Deltaproteobacteria bacterium genome segment AAGTCTTACTGCTTCTTCCTTAAACTGCTTATCGTATTTCCTGTTCACTTTCCTTTCTTGCATTTCACACCTCCTTAGGTTATATGATTCTACTATAACCTAACCCTTTGGTGTGTCCACTATTTCGGGGGAGGTGCAATAATAAACGCCATGATTTATTGTTTGTTCGTGTCGAGCCAGATCTCGATCAGTACGTTAACAAGATCCTATTGGCGGGAGAATATCAAGACAAGAATAAACAGAAGTTTATATTTGCGGAGAATGGCAAAGCTATCTGGCCTCAACGTTCGTTTAAGTACGAAATAAAATTAGATTTTGTAATGAGCGATAGCCCTGAAAGTGATGCAGTATGTGATCGTATTCTGTTTGTTGACGTGCAAAATAGAAAAGTCCGCTCAGTAACTGCATGGGGTTTTTCTTTACAAAATGACCGATTGCTGATTTATGAGCCTAATAAACCGTGTAAAAGCAGCAAACTTCTATATTCCTTAAAGCGAATAAAATAAGGTAAAAGTTAACCAAAAGATCGAGCCCCACGAAACGGGGCTCATCTTCGCGTTGGCTTGTTTATTTCCTGAATATTTCTGATTTATCTGAATATCTTACTGGGTTAACGGTTAAGAAACTTAATCAAGAGAAGCTAAGGAATATTGGAATCCCCCTCCCTTCCCTTTCCGAACAGCAAAAAATCGTGGCGTATCTGGACTCACTTTCCCAAAAATCCCGCATGCTTCAAGAATTACAAAAACAAACCGCATACGATTTGTCCAGCCTCAAGCAATCCATTTTATCAAAATCATTTAACGAGGGAATTTAAAACGAAAAAAATCTATGCTCGTTTATTCAAAATACCTTTTTCCCGCAGAACCGAATTATATTCATCACCGCTCATAGGACATTGTAAAAGATCCCTTGTTTCTCTCAAGGTGTCTAATCTCAGTTCTTTCTTAATGGCGCTCAAGAGATTATCATCATAGGTTTTGTAACCGCTGCCGCGTGACACAAAGGCATACGCCCCTGTGCGTTTACCGTTCACCTCATGATAAAAATATTTGTGATCCCCGCCTTCTTGAATAAATCCCTTTTTTCGTAAAGAAGCCTCAATAAGTTTCCTTTCTATCGGCATAATTTCATTATTCCTCAATAAAAAGGGTTTCATAGACCTTTTTCAGACGGATAGCATCGCCGGTTACTTTATCAAATGGCAGTTTTTTATAATAATTATAAAAATGTATAATATGTTCTGATAAATCTGCCATTGCTTCAGTTAACGACTTGCCTGTCCCAACTACGACTAATGTTTCGTTTTCAGCGAAAAAAACATTGTCATCTACATGGAAATAAACCTTGATGGGCTTGGTAGACCTATAATGTTTCTTTTTGACCGGTATTGTCCACAAAGGAGCGCTCAAATTATGGCCTGTAAATTCTTTGCCAGGCATCCTCTCCTGTGCTGTGCCTGATGGGAATTGAGATAAAGAAGAAAACGCAGACACTGCCTCTCTATCAATATCTTTAGGCATGGTTTGACCGTAGTATGCGGCATAGGTCATTATATGGTTTCTCCTCTTAAAAACATTCTATACCTATCGGTAATTAAATCTTCAAATAACTGTCTTGCATAGTTGTGGCTTTCATCCAAATATTTTTCTATATTTTTTATTAAAAGGCCTTCTTCTTTAGCATAATCAAGGTCGAGCAAAATGGCTTCGCCGGTTTGGTTTGCAGCCTTCAGAGTTTCAAGTCTTGTTGTAATTGAGCCTTTTTCTGTTTTGGATATAAATCCCACACTGATATTAGAATATTTTTCCGGCACGGTGCTTGGCATGTGAAGCTTGAGATTGAAGAACCTGTCTAACGGGACTACGCCTTCTTCCCGTGTAAATGGGACAATGTTTACATATCTAAAACCTGTTCTGTTGAGCAAATTTATTTTTGGATAAGCCTTTCTGAATTCTTTAATGAGTTTTAAGACTTCTTTTTTAAAAACAGTAAAGCCGGGATATCTGCGACAATAATATGAGAACCTGTTAAGAGACAACATTATTCCGGCATTACGATCTTTGTTCTCAAAACGATATGGCTCAAGGGCGGCAAACCCGTCTTTTTTTGTTGGAGGAACTAATATATTTGAAAATTCGCCGCGAACCAAATCAAAAAATAAATCTCTTTTACACTCAACCGCCGGCTCTCCGGGAAATCTTATTTCAAAAATAACTTCTACAAGAGGCGAGTTGGGATATATTTCAAATTTCACTTTTTTTGACAAAGCAACCCTCTAAGTAGGACTTGTTCAATTATATCACAACCATACTGCTTTTAAAAAAATAGTGCCCATGAAATATCATAAATCTGTAACAATGTAAAGCGCTATCTGTCCTGACAAGCGAATGCCCTTTCCCAAAAATCCCGCGCCCTTCAGGAATTGCAAAAACAAACCTCAGACGATTTATCCGCCCTCAAGCAATCAATTCTTCATCAGGCATTTTGCGGGATGATGTAAATGACGCTCTGAAAAAACTACCTTTTTAAGAATTGTCATGCCCGAATGTTTCTATTGGGCATCCACTGTCTTTATGTGTTGTTTAAGACGCTGGATTCCCGCTAAAAGTTTGCGGGAATGACAGTAAAAAAAAGGCGACCTATCTATTTTTAAACTGAAGAATTGCCCTTCATGGCTTACTGCCTTGTTATTGCCTGCTTCTCTTCTTCACAAACCTTTCCAAAGAATAGATTACATCCCCTGTATCGAGGTTTCCTTTCACCCCTTTTTCAAGAAGAAGTTCCAGTGTTTCTATCTGAGTAAGGCCAATAAGCCTTGACGCCTCAGCGAGGGAAAGCTTCCCGAACCTGTACATATTAGCCACATAGGTTTCATACCCTATCATTAACAACTTCCTGATAGCGGTGGACTCCTCAACCTTCTCTTCTTTCTCCACCATCTCAATTGCGCTCATCAATTCATCAGGCATCCTGAAGTTTCATGGTTTTCACTTCGACACAATCTCTTTCACCGCTTTTTCCTCATCAGTTCTTGTCCTGATATCTTCGTCCAGTCTCTTTTCAAGCAGCACATTAAGAATCCGGCTGTAAATAGGGCCTTCCGGTATGTCTAATCTCTTAAGGTCATCTCCATTAAGAAGCGTCTTGCAATCTTTTAAATGGGTTATAAAATTGGAGATAGTCTTTTTTGTATTATCAGACTTTGCCTTTGCCATTATATACAGGATATTCTCCATCGGGACAGGTTTCAGAAGCTTATAAACCTCGCTGTTTTTTAACCCCTTTTTCATCTGCAGCATGTTTAACGCCTTTATTGCTGCGCCCCTTGCCTCCAGTATATTCACCCGGTGCTTGCCGGCAATAACAAACCTTTTCTCCATCTCCAGGGCATCGTCATCCTTTAACTGGTCTATAACGGCAAGAAACAATACCAGCCATTCCTCAACTCGTTCTTCCATGTAGAGGAGTTTATACCATGCAAGCACATCCCTTGCCCTTTCCAGAAGCAGCATCTCTTCCTTATTAAGGTTGATGTCAGGATGGATGTATTTAATCAGGTCAAATTCCTTAATACGGTCAATAGCGCGGAGGAAGTTTTCTTCTTCAAGTATAGCCCTTATTTCATTTAAAAGCCTCTCACCGCTTATCCTTTGCAGGAGATTTAACTTAACCGCATTTTTTATAAGACCCTGTGTATGCTTGCCCATTGTAAAGCCGTATCGCTGTTCAAATCTGATGGCCCTGAAAACCCTTGTGGGATCTTCAACAAAGCTTAAGTTGTGCAACACCCTGATGGCCTTATCCTTTATATCCCTCTGGGCGCCGAAAAAGTCTATAAG includes the following:
- a CDS encoding UPF0175 family protein, encoding MPDELMSAIEMVEKEEKVEESTAIRKLLMIGYETYVANMYRFGKLSLAEASRLIGLTQIETLELLLEKGVKGNLDTGDVIYSLERFVKKRSRQ
- a CDS encoding TIGR04255 family protein, which codes for MKFEIYPNSPLVEVIFEIRFPGEPAVECKRDLFFDLVRGEFSNILVPPTKKDGFAALEPYRFENKDRNAGIMLSLNRFSYYCRRYPGFTVFKKEVLKLIKEFRKAYPKINLLNRTGFRYVNIVPFTREEGVVPLDRFFNLKLHMPSTVPEKYSNISVGFISKTEKGSITTRLETLKAANQTGEAILLDLDYAKEEGLLIKNIEKYLDESHNYARQLFEDLITDRYRMFLRGETI